The following DNA comes from bacterium.
CTCGAGCGAAGTTCTTACTCTTCCGCGCTTCCTCTCGCTCATCAATGAGAGCTTGAATCTCCTCGTCTGGCAGCTCTTTTACCTGTTCTCCAATACCAAGACCAAAGA
Coding sequences within:
- a CDS encoding cysteine--tRNA ligase, which gives rise to FGLGIGEQVKELPDEEIQALIDEREEARKSKNFARADEIRDLLTAKGIELRDTPEGVKFRRG